Proteins from one Acidiphilium multivorum AIU301 genomic window:
- a CDS encoding IS1595 family transposase: MARNAVQFQKGLSEAEFDRLYGTEELCRAVVIKLRWPDGFSCPVCGGTAHSIHTARGLFQCTRCRRQTSPTAGTIFAATKLPLRTWFRAIYHMTQSKQGISSIELGRRLGVRQTTAWMLKHKLQQAMMERDGRKRLKGRVEIDDAVLGGQRSGGKRGRGAPGKTPFVAAVETTEDGKPVRLKLRRVAGFTGQAISRFALHSLDPACNVVSDGLACFHRVADAGCAHEAIVTGGGAEAARHPVFRWVNTTLGNIKSAIVGTYRAISSKHAPRYLAEFEYRYNRRYDLASMIPRLGYAVIHAPPMPYRLLKLAEIHG; encoded by the coding sequence ATGGCGCGCAACGCGGTGCAGTTTCAGAAGGGGCTGAGCGAGGCAGAATTTGACCGGCTGTATGGCACCGAGGAACTGTGCCGGGCGGTCGTCATCAAGCTGCGGTGGCCGGATGGGTTTTCCTGTCCCGTCTGCGGTGGCACGGCGCATAGTATCCATACCGCGCGCGGGTTGTTTCAGTGCACGCGCTGCCGTCGCCAGACCTCGCCGACCGCAGGGACGATCTTCGCGGCGACGAAATTGCCCCTGCGCACGTGGTTCCGCGCGATATACCACATGACGCAGAGCAAACAGGGGATCTCCTCGATCGAACTCGGACGGCGCCTCGGCGTGCGGCAGACGACCGCGTGGATGCTCAAGCACAAGCTCCAGCAGGCGATGATGGAGCGTGACGGGCGCAAACGTCTGAAAGGGCGGGTCGAGATCGACGATGCGGTTCTCGGCGGTCAGCGCTCCGGCGGCAAGCGCGGACGCGGCGCGCCGGGCAAGACGCCGTTTGTCGCGGCGGTCGAGACGACCGAAGACGGCAAGCCGGTCCGGCTGAAACTGCGCCGGGTCGCGGGGTTCACCGGCCAGGCGATTTCACGCTTCGCGTTGCACAGTCTCGATCCTGCCTGCAACGTCGTCAGCGATGGGTTGGCCTGCTTTCATCGGGTCGCCGACGCCGGCTGCGCGCACGAGGCGATCGTCACCGGAGGCGGTGCCGAAGCCGCGCGTCACCCGGTGTTCCGATGGGTCAACACCACCCTGGGGAACATCAAGTCCGCGATCGTCGGCACCTACCGGGCGATCAGCAGCAAGCACGCGCCGCGATATCTCGCCGAATTCGAGTACCGCTATAATCGCCGATACGATCTCGCGAGTATGATCCCAAGGCTCGGATACGCTGTCATCCACGCGCCGCCAATGCCCTACAGACTACTGAAATTGGCGGAGATTCATGGGTAA
- a CDS encoding autotransporter-associated beta strand repeat-containing protein has protein sequence MAGILLACLPIVGNAWAQSVTFGYTGAAQTLRIAITGTYQITVAGAQGGNGGNSRQGGAGAVIVGDYDFSAGEVLNLIAGGAGSSSTYGGGGGGGGSFVFDQSSNTLVVVAGGGGGAGSNRGGGGGGQVTTSGASGSGAGAGAGGSNGDGGAANPYDHGGGGGGFLTAGQNSGSFATGGAAYPSLAGGVARYGEAGGYGGGGAGTTEGGGGGGYSGGGGGSGYLSFGGGGGGSYEASGFTLISATAGSSGNAISVAGNFGNGYISFLLSQSNISGQGGQLSDVGSSLTTEFDGGSLTSDANATTAASFTITGKGGTLNAAGHTLIFTGVFSNANGSTPGHLIISSNPSAGGVIVLDPVGANTFTGGIQVLAGATLQIASASALGSGTLALLGTATMPAELSVTGTTAITDPIVLEGDPTFDIASGKTTTIGSVISNATPGSPAGDLVKQGGGALVLTGANTYTGATTIDAGTLALSGTGGIVDSAAVTNNATFDLSGSRQSVRLSGDYTQSGSGLLVLGATPTMTIGTGYSQLLASGRATLSGALGIDLGSGTYAIGGKYDLIHASGGVSGTFSQVGYAGSFGPYILPSVVYQPDDVYLELSPQPVLVDSGRAYVASRFAINEALFDDIDAILGGDSAGSARSGVWMHALGNFGSANGFDFRTGGTLVGRGFPISPVWIAGFAVNALFTGTSGRYGTVNNTETGIALYGIYHHRHLQISFSNAVGGLSDNFERSVPEFGIGARAGGAGLYDVAAMRAQYALRQGLFFLAPDIEAAYAHTQIGTVVETGVGSLGLTYEALATDLGRISAGITGGMVLRRSFGTVEPFVSTGGYGSVGQCRYSNVETLQLSSSVQTATVAATAAYTEGAGVKVIGTGHWRAEAYWEGAWGDNSSMQDLGLAVRYVW, from the coding sequence GTGGCGGGCATCCTTCTCGCCTGCTTGCCAATTGTCGGTAATGCCTGGGCTCAGAGCGTCACCTTTGGCTATACCGGCGCCGCCCAAACCCTGCGCATCGCGATCACGGGAACCTACCAGATCACAGTCGCGGGCGCCCAGGGCGGCAATGGTGGCAATTCACGGCAAGGCGGCGCCGGTGCCGTGATCGTCGGCGACTATGATTTTTCCGCTGGCGAGGTCCTGAACCTCATTGCGGGTGGGGCCGGGAGTAGCTCGACTTATGGCGGCGGCGGCGGCGGGGGAGGTAGCTTCGTGTTCGACCAGTCGAGCAACACATTGGTCGTGGTCGCGGGCGGCGGCGGCGGCGCTGGCTCCAATCGAGGCGGCGGCGGCGGCGGACAGGTTACGACCTCAGGTGCCTCTGGCAGTGGCGCGGGCGCCGGGGCCGGGGGTAGCAACGGCGATGGCGGCGCAGCTAACCCCTACGACCATGGCGGGGGCGGGGGCGGCTTTCTTACGGCTGGGCAGAACAGCGGTTCTTTCGCGACCGGCGGCGCCGCCTACCCGTCTCTCGCCGGCGGTGTTGCACGATACGGCGAGGCGGGCGGTTATGGTGGCGGCGGAGCCGGGACCACCGAAGGCGGCGGCGGTGGCGGCTATTCGGGCGGCGGCGGCGGCTCGGGATATTTGAGCTTCGGCGGTGGCGGCGGCGGTTCTTACGAAGCAAGCGGGTTCACGCTGATCTCGGCGACCGCCGGCAGCTCCGGCAACGCCATCTCGGTCGCCGGAAATTTTGGAAACGGCTACATCAGCTTCCTTCTCTCCCAATCCAATATCTCCGGTCAGGGCGGGCAATTATCTGACGTCGGATCGTCGCTGACCACCGAGTTCGACGGAGGCAGCCTGACCAGCGACGCCAACGCCACCACGGCTGCCTCCTTCACCATCACCGGCAAGGGTGGCACACTGAATGCCGCCGGCCATACACTGATCTTCACAGGCGTCTTCTCTAATGCCAATGGCAGCACGCCAGGGCATCTGATCATCTCGTCCAATCCGAGTGCCGGCGGCGTCATCGTCCTTGATCCCGTTGGGGCGAATACGTTCACCGGCGGCATCCAGGTCCTGGCCGGCGCCACGCTGCAGATCGCATCTGCGAGCGCTCTGGGTTCGGGGACGCTTGCGCTTCTGGGTACGGCCACGATGCCCGCGGAACTGAGTGTCACCGGCACGACGGCCATAACTGACCCGATCGTGCTCGAGGGCGATCCGACCTTCGATATTGCCAGCGGCAAAACCACCACGATCGGCAGCGTGATTTCCAACGCGACCCCGGGGAGTCCCGCCGGCGATCTCGTGAAGCAGGGTGGCGGAGCGCTGGTGCTGACGGGGGCGAACACCTACACCGGAGCGACGACGATCGATGCCGGCACGCTTGCGCTTTCGGGAACCGGTGGAATTGTCGATTCCGCCGCGGTGACGAACAACGCGACATTCGATCTCTCCGGCTCCAGGCAATCGGTCAGGCTCAGCGGCGACTATACCCAGAGCGGGAGTGGCTTGCTGGTGCTCGGTGCGACCCCGACGATGACAATCGGCACCGGCTATTCTCAGCTGCTGGCGAGCGGACGGGCGACGCTTTCCGGCGCGCTCGGTATCGATCTCGGCTCTGGCACCTACGCAATCGGCGGCAAGTACGACCTTATCCACGCGAGTGGCGGGGTCTCCGGGACTTTCTCGCAGGTCGGCTACGCGGGCAGCTTCGGCCCTTACATCCTCCCCAGCGTCGTTTACCAGCCGGATGATGTGTATCTCGAACTCAGCCCGCAGCCGGTATTGGTCGATAGCGGCCGGGCTTATGTTGCGAGCCGGTTCGCCATCAACGAGGCGCTGTTCGACGACATTGACGCAATCCTTGGCGGCGATAGTGCAGGCTCGGCGCGTTCGGGCGTCTGGATGCATGCGCTCGGGAATTTCGGGAGCGCGAATGGCTTCGACTTCCGCACAGGCGGAACGCTGGTCGGACGCGGCTTTCCGATCTCGCCCGTCTGGATTGCGGGCTTTGCCGTGAATGCGTTGTTCACGGGCACGAGTGGCCGCTACGGCACGGTAAACAATACGGAGACCGGCATCGCCCTCTATGGGATTTATCATCATCGCCATCTCCAGATATCCTTCAGTAATGCGGTGGGCGGTCTCTCTGACAATTTCGAGCGCTCGGTGCCGGAATTCGGCATCGGTGCCCGTGCCGGCGGGGCTGGACTCTATGACGTGGCGGCGATGCGGGCGCAGTATGCGCTGCGGCAGGGCCTGTTCTTCCTGGCTCCGGATATCGAGGCAGCCTACGCTCATACACAGATCGGGACGGTGGTGGAGACTGGGGTCGGCAGTTTGGGTCTGACCTATGAGGCGCTCGCCACGGATCTCGGCCGGATCTCCGCGGGCATAACCGGAGGCATGGTCCTGCGCCGATCTTTCGGAACTGTCGAACCGTTCGTTTCAACCGGCGGCTATGGCAGCGTCGGGCAGTGCCGCTACAGTAACGTTGAGACGCTGCAACTCTCGAGTTCGGTGCAGACGGCGACCGTGGCAGCAACAGCAGCTTACACGGAAGGCGCGGGAGTGAAAGTGATCGGAACCGGACATTGGCGCGCTGAAGCCTATTGGGAGGGAGCATGGGGCGATAACAGCTCCATGCAAGATCTCGGTTTAGCCGTGCGCTATGTCTGGTAG
- a CDS encoding Lrp/AsnC family transcriptional regulator, producing the protein MVQNDPLDDRLITLLRHDGRRSISDLAIELGVSRATVRARIDRLERSGVIIGYTVILRADTVAAPVRGLMLIEVEGHAADRVVRALSAFPEVVEIHTTNGRWDLIVELASPTLADLDGILRRVRLIPGITASETNLLLNTPRSTRARL; encoded by the coding sequence ATGGTACAGAACGATCCGCTCGACGACAGGCTGATCACCCTTCTCCGCCATGACGGCCGGCGAAGCATTTCCGACCTCGCGATCGAACTCGGCGTGTCGAGGGCGACGGTTCGCGCACGGATCGACCGACTGGAACGGAGCGGCGTGATCATCGGCTACACGGTGATCCTGCGGGCCGATACTGTTGCCGCACCGGTACGCGGCCTCATGCTGATCGAGGTTGAAGGCCACGCCGCCGACCGGGTGGTCCGCGCCCTCAGCGCCTTTCCCGAGGTGGTCGAGATCCATACAACCAATGGCCGGTGGGATCTCATCGTCGAGTTGGCCTCACCCACCCTCGCCGATCTGGATGGCATCCTGCGCCGGGTCCGGCTGATTCCCGGCATTACCGCCAGCGAGACTAACCTGCTGCTCAATACCCCGCGCAGCACAAGAGCGCGGCTCTAG
- a CDS encoding MBL fold metallo-hydrolase, translating to MTEIDLHDDPTDHSFPFMTQQSSNGAEPPLSFRVGDALVTRIPELRWTNADPARLYPDLDAAALGAYGSQLSAGSYNPDTGKLAQGTHSWLVRHAGRVILIDTATGNDKPRPSAPMLDRLDTPYLSRLAAAGVTPEQVDLVLLTHIHADHVGWNTVLQDNTWQPLFTRARHVYSETEARYAAALDGFAPAPDLPPADLGRADHPPMPQVYTDSLKPVIDAGLGQAIAIDGKEIADGLSFHPAPGHSIDHAVIRLRSRGEEAWFIADIMHHPLQAYRPDLRSVYCEFPKTAEQSRRGVLAQAAESGALCFSAHFAESGAGRITRNGPGFAWKFVNPKENSAS from the coding sequence ATGACCGAAATCGATTTGCATGATGACCCCACGGACCATAGCTTCCCGTTCATGACGCAGCAATCCTCCAACGGCGCAGAACCCCCGCTCTCCTTCCGGGTCGGCGATGCGCTCGTGACCCGTATCCCTGAACTCCGCTGGACGAATGCCGATCCTGCCCGGCTCTATCCCGATCTCGACGCCGCAGCACTGGGCGCCTATGGCAGCCAACTTTCGGCCGGCTCCTACAATCCTGATACGGGCAAGCTCGCCCAGGGCACGCATTCCTGGCTGGTGCGTCATGCCGGGCGCGTCATTCTGATCGACACCGCCACCGGCAACGACAAGCCGCGGCCCAGCGCCCCGATGCTGGACCGTCTCGACACGCCCTATCTGTCCCGCCTTGCGGCCGCCGGGGTGACGCCGGAACAGGTCGATCTCGTCCTGCTGACGCATATTCATGCCGACCATGTCGGTTGGAATACGGTGCTGCAGGATAACACCTGGCAACCGCTCTTCACCCGCGCACGACATGTCTATTCCGAAACAGAGGCACGTTACGCCGCCGCCTTGGACGGCTTCGCGCCTGCGCCCGATCTGCCTCCAGCAGATCTCGGCCGCGCGGATCATCCGCCCATGCCGCAGGTTTATACCGATAGTCTGAAACCCGTGATCGACGCCGGCCTGGGCCAGGCCATCGCGATCGACGGCAAGGAGATTGCGGACGGCCTCTCCTTCCATCCCGCACCCGGGCACAGCATCGACCATGCCGTTATCCGCCTACGCTCTCGCGGTGAGGAAGCCTGGTTCATCGCCGATATCATGCATCATCCACTGCAGGCGTACCGGCCCGATCTGCGGTCGGTCTACTGCGAGTTTCCCAAGACAGCAGAGCAGTCGCGCCGCGGTGTATTGGCGCAAGCCGCTGAAAGTGGTGCTCTCTGCTTTTCCGCCCATTTTGCCGAAAGCGGCGCCGGCCGTATCACGCGGAACGGCCCCGGGTTTGCCTGGAAGTTCGTAAATCCGAAGGAAAACTCTGCATCATGA
- a CDS encoding ornithine cyclodeaminase, with protein MIPNLNIVPFVSVDNMMKLVLRVGIERFIAGLAEYVEEDFRRWETFDKTPRLASHSAEGVIELMPTSDGRTYGFKYVNGHPKNTREGRQTVTAFGVLADVGTGYPVLLSEMTILTALRTAATSAVAARHLAPRDAACMAIIGNGAQSEFQAVAFRALLGIRQLRLYDIDPAATRKCIRNLAGFGFDITPCQSAEEAVAGAQIVTTVTADKQYATILTDNMVGAGIHINAVGGDCPGKTELHRDILMRSDIFVEYPPQTRIEGEIQQLAPDHPVTELWQVITGAAPGRANPGQITLFDSVGFATEDFSALRYVRDQLAGTGLYEGLDMLADPDEPRDLFGMILRAAAPAPAKAPAGA; from the coding sequence ATGATCCCGAACCTGAATATCGTGCCGTTCGTCAGCGTCGACAACATGATGAAGCTCGTGCTTCGCGTCGGCATCGAGCGCTTCATCGCCGGCCTCGCCGAATATGTCGAGGAGGATTTCCGCCGCTGGGAGACCTTCGACAAGACGCCTCGCCTCGCCTCGCACAGTGCGGAGGGCGTGATCGAACTGATGCCGACCAGCGACGGCCGCACCTACGGCTTCAAATACGTGAACGGCCATCCGAAGAATACGCGCGAGGGGCGGCAGACCGTGACCGCCTTCGGCGTCCTGGCCGATGTCGGCACCGGCTATCCGGTCCTGCTGTCGGAAATGACGATCCTGACCGCCCTGCGCACGGCGGCGACCTCGGCGGTGGCCGCCCGCCACCTCGCGCCGCGGGATGCCGCGTGCATGGCGATCATCGGCAATGGTGCGCAGTCCGAATTCCAGGCCGTGGCCTTCCGCGCCCTGCTCGGCATCCGGCAGCTTCGCCTCTACGACATCGATCCGGCGGCAACGCGGAAATGCATCCGCAACCTCGCCGGGTTCGGCTTCGACATCACACCCTGCCAGTCGGCGGAAGAGGCGGTGGCCGGCGCGCAGATCGTCACCACCGTGACGGCCGACAAGCAATACGCCACGATCCTGACCGACAACATGGTCGGCGCCGGCATCCACATCAACGCCGTCGGCGGCGATTGCCCGGGCAAGACCGAACTGCATCGCGACATCCTGATGCGCTCCGACATTTTCGTCGAATACCCGCCGCAGACGCGGATCGAGGGGGAAATCCAGCAACTCGCGCCGGATCATCCGGTGACCGAACTGTGGCAGGTCATCACCGGCGCCGCGCCGGGCCGCGCCAATCCGGGGCAGATCACCCTGTTCGACTCGGTCGGCTTCGCAACCGAGGATTTCTCGGCCCTGCGCTATGTGCGGGACCAGTTGGCCGGAACCGGGCTCTACGAGGGACTCGACATGCTGGCCGACCCCGACGAGCCGCGCGATCTGTTCGGCATGATCCTCCGGGCGGCCGCGCCGGCGCCGGCGAAGGCACCGGCCGGGGCCTGA
- a CDS encoding AraC family transcriptional regulator, protein MNSRQIPVARSDGIDRPVLAFGTDYPDGTLLSWHCHARAQLLYAAVGTMRVDTENGTWIVPPQQAVWIPAGHSHQVLMQRASTRSVYVDPPVAPRSGQFCEVLQVTPLLRQLLIEAVEASADYKAGERDGALFELLLHEIGRAAALPLHVPLPASPALLELCRRFLHAPDIRITADDWARGLAMSRRSLNRLFLRETGTTLLHWRQRACVLAALSRLADGTPVTVVALDQGYESPAAFTTMFKRILDRPPSAFMRHRV, encoded by the coding sequence ATGAACAGCCGCCAGATCCCTGTCGCCCGCAGCGACGGCATCGATCGGCCGGTATTGGCCTTCGGCACAGACTACCCGGACGGGACCTTGCTATCATGGCACTGCCATGCCCGCGCGCAGCTGCTCTACGCCGCCGTGGGTACGATGCGGGTGGACACGGAAAACGGCACCTGGATCGTGCCGCCGCAGCAAGCGGTCTGGATCCCGGCGGGCCATTCGCATCAGGTCCTGATGCAGCGCGCAAGCACGCGCAGTGTGTATGTCGATCCACCTGTCGCACCACGCTCCGGGCAATTCTGCGAAGTGCTGCAAGTGACGCCCTTGTTACGACAGTTGCTTATCGAAGCGGTGGAAGCGTCTGCGGACTACAAAGCCGGGGAACGGGATGGGGCTTTGTTCGAACTATTGCTGCACGAGATCGGCCGTGCCGCGGCTTTACCCCTTCATGTGCCGCTTCCTGCGTCCCCCGCGTTGCTGGAGCTGTGCCGTCGCTTCCTGCACGCCCCCGATATCCGGATTACGGCCGATGACTGGGCCCGCGGCCTTGCCATGAGTCGGCGTAGCCTCAACCGTCTTTTCCTGCGTGAAACCGGGACTACTCTCCTCCACTGGCGTCAGCGGGCCTGCGTCCTGGCTGCGCTCTCGCGTCTCGCGGACGGGACACCGGTTACGGTCGTCGCACTGGATCAGGGATACGAAAGCCCGGCGGCTTTTACGACAATGTTCAAGCGGATTCTGGACAGACCACCTTCCGCCTTCATGCGGCACCGGGTGTGA
- the rocF gene encoding arginase, whose protein sequence is MMQRKQCRLIGVPVQDGAGRPGCEMGPSAFRAAGIASAIRDLGHAVDDLGNIAPRPTASKPHGNGTVKCLPEVAGWTSSLAEAAYSAFDAEDAFPVCLGGDHSLAAGSLTGLARRAAERQREFFVLWLDAHPDLHTLDTTRSGNLHGVPMAYATGQAGFEGYFPPAAARIRPENVCMLGIRSVDPAEQRILEGAGITVYDMRAIDEHGVVPLLRDFLARVAAANGHLHVSLDVDFLDPAIAPGVGTTVPGGATFREAHLVMEMLHDSGLVGSVDLVELNPFLDERGRTAILMVDLLASLLGRRVLDYPTRSF, encoded by the coding sequence ATGATGCAGCGGAAGCAATGCCGGCTGATCGGTGTTCCGGTGCAGGATGGCGCCGGCAGGCCTGGTTGCGAGATGGGGCCGAGCGCGTTCCGAGCCGCAGGAATCGCGAGCGCCATCCGCGATCTCGGTCACGCGGTGGACGATCTCGGCAATATCGCACCCCGTCCGACAGCATCGAAGCCGCATGGCAACGGCACGGTGAAGTGCCTGCCGGAGGTTGCCGGATGGACGTCTTCTCTGGCCGAGGCTGCCTATTCGGCATTCGATGCCGAGGATGCCTTTCCGGTCTGCCTCGGCGGCGATCACAGTCTCGCTGCCGGGTCGCTGACCGGCCTGGCCCGCCGGGCGGCGGAGCGGCAGCGCGAATTCTTCGTGCTCTGGCTCGACGCCCATCCCGATCTCCACACGCTCGATACGACCCGAAGCGGCAACCTGCACGGCGTTCCGATGGCCTATGCCACCGGGCAGGCTGGGTTCGAGGGCTATTTCCCGCCGGCCGCGGCACGCATCCGTCCGGAAAATGTCTGCATGCTCGGCATCCGCAGCGTCGATCCGGCGGAGCAGCGCATCCTGGAAGGCGCCGGCATCACGGTTTACGACATGCGCGCCATCGACGAGCACGGCGTCGTCCCCCTGCTGCGTGACTTTCTTGCCAGGGTGGCGGCGGCGAACGGCCACCTGCATGTCAGCCTCGACGTCGATTTCCTTGACCCAGCAATCGCGCCCGGCGTCGGCACCACGGTTCCCGGCGGGGCCACCTTCCGCGAGGCGCATCTGGTGATGGAGATGCTGCACGACAGCGGCCTGGTCGGCAGCGTCGACCTCGTCGAACTCAATCCCTTTCTCGATGAACGCGGCCGCACCGCCATCCTGATGGTGGACCTGCTGGCCAGCCTGCTCGGCCGCCGCGTGCTCGACTATCCCACACGGAGCTTCTGA
- a CDS encoding LysR substrate-binding domain-containing protein: protein MRSIDHFNLRSFDLNLLAAFDALMTERSVTRAAQRLKLGQPAMSHALSTPRLLLDDEVLVRVGTAMNPTAKAIALAPRLRELLLQIQNTLTDGKPFDPQSETRIVRLGFSSELEILLLPRLTAYLQAHAPGISLLTRSVARGDAHRMLDNGELDLAIGCFDYELERHCGTPLFEQSLACCFNPDLVQPGLPLTAADYIAHPHALMTLKDDIQGCLSEALARAGKALHVVLAASDFLTVLATAAEAPVIATLPARMAARYAPRFGLTVAEIPLDLRLPSVALVWSMQNDRDPALAWLRAQVVPLLQAASASEIARSSVRQPS from the coding sequence ATGCGCTCTATCGATCACTTCAATCTCCGTTCCTTCGACCTCAACCTGCTGGCCGCCTTCGACGCCCTGATGACCGAGCGCAGCGTGACGCGGGCGGCGCAGCGGCTGAAACTCGGTCAACCGGCCATGAGCCACGCGCTGTCAACGCCGCGGCTTCTCCTGGATGACGAGGTTCTGGTCCGTGTCGGCACGGCGATGAATCCGACTGCCAAGGCGATCGCGCTGGCGCCGCGGCTGCGCGAGCTTCTGTTGCAGATTCAGAACACCCTGACAGACGGCAAGCCCTTCGACCCGCAATCCGAAACGCGAATAGTACGGCTTGGCTTTTCGTCTGAGTTGGAGATTCTACTGCTCCCCAGGCTGACTGCCTATTTGCAGGCCCATGCTCCGGGCATCAGCTTGCTGACCCGCTCGGTTGCGCGGGGTGACGCACATCGCATGCTGGATAACGGTGAACTCGATCTTGCCATCGGCTGTTTCGACTACGAGCTGGAACGGCATTGCGGCACGCCGCTATTTGAACAGTCACTTGCTTGCTGTTTCAATCCGGATCTCGTGCAGCCCGGGTTGCCTTTGACCGCTGCCGACTACATTGCGCATCCGCATGCATTGATGACGTTGAAGGACGATATCCAGGGCTGCCTGTCCGAGGCTTTGGCGCGCGCCGGCAAGGCGCTGCATGTGGTGCTGGCGGCGTCCGATTTTCTCACCGTTCTGGCTACTGCCGCCGAGGCACCGGTCATCGCCACGTTGCCAGCGCGAATGGCAGCACGCTATGCGCCGCGCTTCGGCCTCACGGTCGCGGAGATTCCACTCGACCTCCGCCTGCCTTCAGTGGCTCTGGTGTGGTCGATGCAGAACGACCGTGACCCGGCACTCGCATGGCTGCGGGCGCAGGTCGTGCCGCTATTGCAGGCTGCGTCCGCTTCGGAGATCGCTCGATCCTCGGTCAGGCAACCGAGCTGA
- a CDS encoding alpha/beta hydrolase: protein MSDLTTENRLIPSDTPGISLHLRRKRRTGIAAFGAERTLLLMHGATLPAESLYDVPVGEGAFMDVLAEAGFDVWALNVRGFGGSTRPAGMDGAPDAAPPQVSTAEAVRDLATAVDHIRAAQDLLQLTLIGMSWGGTVTGTYSATHPTNVAKLVLIAPQWLSDGPPRIDPGGPVPAYRRFDVHAFRNRWLEGVPTERQEEILPSAWFAAWAEIILASDPASKDGIIRAPAGVIQDVRDYWSVGRPFYEPEAITAPVLLLHGEWDLDVPLPRMSALFQRLTGARYRRWIEIGEATHMMVMERNRWQILSEILLFLRTLPG, encoded by the coding sequence ATGAGCGACCTCACCACCGAAAACCGGCTCATCCCGAGTGATACACCGGGCATTTCCCTCCATCTCCGCCGCAAGCGCCGCACCGGCATCGCCGCCTTCGGAGCAGAACGCACCCTGCTGCTCATGCATGGCGCGACGCTCCCGGCCGAAAGCCTCTATGACGTGCCGGTCGGCGAAGGCGCTTTCATGGATGTGTTGGCAGAAGCAGGCTTCGATGTCTGGGCGCTGAATGTGCGTGGCTTTGGCGGTTCGACCCGCCCCGCCGGCATGGATGGGGCGCCGGACGCAGCCCCGCCTCAAGTCTCCACCGCGGAAGCGGTACGCGACCTGGCTACTGCTGTGGATCACATCCGGGCCGCGCAGGATCTTCTTCAGTTGACTCTCATCGGCATGTCCTGGGGCGGCACGGTGACTGGCACCTACAGCGCGACTCATCCCACCAATGTCGCGAAACTCGTCCTCATCGCCCCGCAATGGCTGAGCGACGGGCCGCCGCGCATTGATCCGGGTGGCCCGGTGCCGGCCTATCGCCGTTTCGATGTCCATGCCTTCCGCAACCGCTGGCTTGAAGGCGTGCCGACCGAGCGGCAGGAGGAGATTTTGCCCAGCGCATGGTTCGCCGCCTGGGCCGAAATCATTCTGGCGAGTGATCCGGCGTCCAAGGACGGCATCATTCGCGCCCCTGCCGGCGTCATCCAGGATGTGCGGGATTATTGGTCCGTTGGCCGTCCATTCTATGAACCGGAAGCGATCACCGCGCCTGTGCTGCTGCTGCACGGCGAATGGGATCTGGATGTGCCGCTGCCGCGCATGTCGGCCCTCTTTCAGCGCCTCACTGGTGCCCGCTATCGGCGCTGGATCGAGATCGGCGAAGCCACACATATGATGGTGATGGAACGCAACCGCTGGCAAATTCTGAGCGAAATCCTGCTTTTCCTCCGCACATTGCCTGGATAG
- a CDS encoding sulfite exporter TauE/SafE family protein — MLTYLILTVFGVLSGVTTVLFGFGGGFVIVPLLFSILTVDLGRGTSASPAAMHVAVATSTAVMVVNSFMATMRHARLGNLVAAELWPLAGYIAIGAGIGAMLATSASDDVMRWAFVAYLGVTILDCLLRRGFLSRAADDGPLPRMPAQFTAVAGIIIGTIATFLGVGGSVMTVPMNRRRGMDMTRATAMATPLTLPVALIGAGIYMLLPADAVAVSQWQVGSVDGLAFVVLVIGSLLGIRAAAPFIGRIPDGWHARTYLLLLVVVLIGMIV; from the coding sequence GTGCTGACCTACCTGATTCTGACTGTCTTTGGCGTCCTCAGCGGTGTGACAACGGTGCTCTTCGGCTTTGGCGGAGGCTTTGTCATCGTCCCGCTGCTCTTCTCGATCCTCACGGTGGATCTGGGGCGGGGTACGAGCGCGAGTCCTGCCGCCATGCACGTGGCGGTTGCCACGTCGACCGCAGTAATGGTGGTCAACTCTTTCATGGCGACGATGCGACACGCACGGCTCGGCAACCTCGTCGCGGCTGAACTCTGGCCACTCGCAGGATACATCGCGATCGGCGCAGGTATCGGAGCGATGCTTGCGACCAGCGCTTCCGATGACGTCATGCGCTGGGCCTTCGTGGCCTACCTGGGCGTGACAATCCTGGATTGCCTGCTGCGGCGCGGCTTCCTGTCCAGGGCAGCAGACGACGGCCCCCTGCCGAGGATGCCGGCCCAGTTTACGGCCGTTGCCGGTATCATCATAGGCACGATTGCGACCTTTCTCGGCGTGGGGGGCAGCGTGATGACGGTTCCGATGAACCGGCGGCGGGGCATGGACATGACTCGGGCCACGGCCATGGCAACGCCGCTCACCCTGCCGGTGGCATTGATCGGCGCGGGCATCTACATGCTGCTGCCAGCCGATGCCGTAGCGGTCTCGCAATGGCAAGTGGGAAGCGTCGATGGGCTCGCCTTCGTCGTTCTCGTGATCGGGTCCCTGCTGGGCATCCGCGCGGCAGCACCCTTCATCGGGCGGATTCCGGATGGCTGGCACGCCCGGACCTACCTGCTTCTTCTGGTCGTCGTGCTGATCGGCATGATCGTCTGA